The following proteins are co-located in the Verrucomicrobiia bacterium genome:
- a CDS encoding efflux RND transporter periplasmic adaptor subunit: MSRKQIISGIAVVVAGAALYVLLKVVHSSSSEESEPAPPPLVTVQTGQLKRTTLHGYVEGFGLVAPAPAGNGQPAASAHIASPVAGVIAETHVAEGQRVEKGALLFTLDTRTVQVAVERARKAVDFASQAAERQKTLFDSHNTSAKSLQDAEALLAAAKADLAAAETQLALLHIQAPLAGTVTHVYVRPGEAVDLNMAVADLVDLSRLVIASSIPVYEASELKTGQTVDLLTQPPLKASVSYVSPAVDATNATVMVRIALPETGQMRSGEFVRFRVLTAEHVDCLAAPAESVVSGTNGQSVIALVSDSEATQAPVKTGLREDGWVEVQAPGLQPGQTVVTVGAYGLPAKAKIRVANP, from the coding sequence ATGAGCCGCAAACAAATCATTTCCGGAATCGCGGTGGTCGTTGCCGGAGCAGCTCTTTACGTGTTGCTCAAGGTCGTCCACTCCTCTTCGTCTGAGGAATCCGAGCCGGCGCCGCCGCCGCTAGTCACCGTTCAGACAGGGCAACTCAAGCGGACCACGTTGCATGGTTATGTCGAGGGCTTCGGGTTGGTCGCCCCCGCCCCCGCTGGCAATGGCCAGCCTGCGGCTTCAGCGCATATCGCGTCCCCTGTGGCCGGGGTGATAGCTGAGACCCACGTGGCCGAGGGCCAGCGCGTCGAAAAGGGGGCGCTCCTTTTTACCCTGGATACGCGCACCGTCCAGGTTGCCGTGGAGCGCGCACGCAAGGCCGTTGATTTTGCCAGCCAGGCCGCGGAGCGGCAGAAAACCCTGTTTGACTCTCATAATACCTCTGCAAAAAGCTTGCAGGATGCTGAAGCGCTGTTGGCTGCAGCCAAAGCCGATTTGGCAGCCGCAGAGACTCAACTGGCTTTGCTCCACATCCAGGCGCCGCTGGCCGGCACGGTCACGCATGTGTACGTGCGGCCAGGCGAGGCCGTGGACCTCAATATGGCTGTGGCCGACCTGGTGGACCTGAGCCGCTTAGTCATTGCATCCAGCATTCCCGTCTATGAAGCCAGCGAGTTAAAAACAGGACAGACGGTGGATTTACTCACTCAACCGCCTTTGAAGGCCTCGGTTTCCTATGTCAGCCCGGCGGTGGATGCCACCAACGCGACGGTGATGGTGCGGATTGCTTTGCCCGAAACGGGCCAGATGCGCTCTGGAGAATTCGTCCGGTTCCGCGTCCTAACGGCGGAGCACGTGGATTGCCTGGCAGCACCCGCCGAGAGTGTGGTAAGCGGAACCAATGGCCAAAGTGTTATTGCCCTGGTAAGCGATAGTGAGGCGACGCAGGCCCCGGTCAAGACCGGTTTGCGCGAAGACGGTTGGGTGGAGGTGCAAGCCCCTGGCCTTCAGCCGGGCCAAACGGTGGTGACCGTCGGGGCCTACGGGCTGCCGGCCAAGGCAAAGATTCGGGTGGCGAATCCTTGA